A single Drosophila ananassae strain 14024-0371.13 chromosome 3L, ASM1763931v2, whole genome shotgun sequence DNA region contains:
- the LOC6496076 gene encoding cytoplasmic phosphatidylinositol transfer protein 1, which translates to MVLTKEYRVCMPLTLEEYKIGQLYMIARHSLEQSEEGEGVEVVENKPCEDPVHGKGQYTEKHIHLSSRLPYWIQAICPRVFYVIEKSWNYYPYTLTEYTCSFIPKLHVLIKTKYEDNNGSTENCLDLTEEELKVRTVDHLDIAFDDLSPKHYKKEEDPKFYKSQKTNRGPLIEGWRELDKPIMCSYKVVHASFEVWGLQTKVEDFIQRGIREILLLGHRQAFAWLDEWHGMTLEDVRDYERQKQAETNEKINNTSGGANEAAGDAATPNNADDDVD; encoded by the exons ATGGTGCTGACCAAGGAGTACCGCGTTTGCATGCCTCTCACTTTGGAGGAG TACAAAATCGGTCAGCTTTATATGATAGCGCGCCACAGTCTGGAGCAGTCGGAGGAGGGCGAAGGCGTCGAGGTGGTGGAGAACAAGCCATGCGAGGATCCCGTCCACGGAAAAGGCCAGTACACAGAGAAACACATCCATTTGTCCAG CCGGTTGCCGTACTGGATACAGGCCATCTGCCCTCGCGTCTTCTACGTGATAGAGAAATCCTGGAACTACTATCCCTACACGCTAACAG AATACACG TGCTCCTTCATACCCAAGCTCCATGTGCTCATCAAAACGAAATATGAAGACAACAACGGAAGCACAGAAAAT TGCCTGGATCTTACCGAGGAGGAGCTGAAGGTGCGGACAGTGGATCACTTGGACATAGCTTTTGACGACCTCAGTCCGAAGCACTACAAGAAGGAGGAGGATCCCAAGTTTTACAAATCACAAAAGACAA ATCGTGGTCCCCTGATTGAGGGATGGCGTGAACTGGACAAACCCATCATGTGCTCCTACAAAGTGGTCCATGCCTCTTTCGAGGTCTGGGGCCTGCAGACCAAAGTGGAAGACTTTATTCAGCGTGGTATCCGGGAGATCCTGCTGCTGGGCCACCGACAGGCCTTCGCCTGGCTGGACGAGTGGCATGGCATGACCCTCGAGGATGTGCGCGACTACGAGCGACAGAAGCAAGCCGAGACCAACGAGAAGATCAACAATACCAGCGGCGGGGCCAATGAGGCAGCTGGCGATGCTGCCACTCCAAACAATGCCGATGATGATGTGGACTAA
- the LOC6494530 gene encoding ataxin-10 has translation MAHVHEETNGLINRLLCLNPTENADEIQEVLKGLRLLLTQSAESQETLARNEGFTKFLNAVAFNPQMRTEQRIIHNLSLQVLANSVVNNEVTQSITWTQHGTKISEQAYASPLGSSNNVLLMIMYNIYLNGRGLISDLVALQTCLRLWHNINEAQCPYNFEYLHFFLEHFIGKNGRGCVACYQKLETEDRVSFLDYVAHYLRENSPNGEVTLFLLQHFAKEFRLKSDCLLRETLKLKHELHPREVHTLLQIIASASGSEKYANVYSTDHSLFINVSSLLRCVVAAGKEPDGGGLDKPMTKLEEVALTSGIDASYEKKVSYELKTLLVRCTANLLYDNKENKGYCLDTQLLPALLECTVMDARNPLMREWSILAIRNACINCPEAQQVIAGLTMQGSAPNDILTELNLDMGALRISDNRQ, from the exons ATGGCGCATGTG cATGAAGAGACCAATGGCCTTATAAATAGGCTACTGTGTCTAAATCCAACTGAAAATGCAGATGAAATCCAAGAAGTTCTTAAGGGTTTGCGTCTTTTGCTTACCCAAAGCGCAGAAAGCCAAGAAACATTAGCCAGAAATGAAGGCTTTACCAAATTCCTAAATGCTGTGGCTTTCAACCCACAAATGCGCACGGAGCAGCGGATTATTCACAATTTGTCACTTCAAGTCTTAGCCAACAGTGTAGTTAATAATGAAGTTACCCAAAGTATCACTTGGACCCAGCATGGCACAAAAATATCGGAACAAGCTTATGCTTCTCCACTTGGCAGCTCCAATAATGTGCTTCTGATGATCATGTACAATATATACCTGAATGGTCGGGGACTAATTAGCGACCTAGTAGCGCTCCAGACGTGTCTCCGGCTATGGCATAACATAAACGAGGCCCAATGCCCATACAACTTCGAGTATCTGCATTTTTTCCTTGAGCACTTTATCGGTAAGAATGGTCGCGGTTGCGTGGCTTGCTACCAGAAACTGGAAACAGAAGATCGTGTGTCCTTTTTGGATTATGTTGCTCACTATCTCAGGGAAAACAGTCCTAACGGTGAGGTAACGCTTTTCTTGCTACAGCACTTTGCCAAGGAATTTCGTCTTAAGTCAGACTGTCTCCTGCGAGAGACTCTCAAGCTAAAGCACGAGCTGCACCCCCGAGAGGTTCACACTTTGTTGCAAATCATCGCCAGTGCCAGTGGTTCCGAAAAGTATGCCAATGTTTATAGCACAGATCACTCCCTGTTCATCAACGTGAGCAGCTTGTTGAGATGTGTGGTCGCCGCGGGAAAAGAACCCGACGGAGGAGGCCTGGACAAACCTATGACCAAGCTAGAGGAGGTGGCCCTTACCTCGGGTATCGATGCTAGCTATGAGAAGAAGGTTTCATATGAACTAAAGACTCTACTTGTTCGCTGCACTGCCAATCTGCTATATGACAACAAGGAAAACAAAGGATACTGCTTGGATACTCAGCTATTGCCAGCTCTTCTGGAGTGCACAGTAATGGATGCCAGAAATCCTT TAATGCGTGAATGGAGCATCCTGGCCATAAGAAACGCGTGCATCAACTGCCCGGAGGCGCAACAGGTGATTGCTGGACTCACAATGCAGGGTTCAGCGCCAAACGACATCCTCACTGAGCTAAATCTGGACATGGGCGCACTGCGCATTTCGGACAACCGGCAATAA
- the LOC6496075 gene encoding protein FAM13A isoform X2, whose protein sequence is MRHTTTGLNEDDLSRLTGSSSSTASCGSAASSSSSSSSSSSTASHPAPRHEVGSRSPEKPTAADKNHLNSGFQSTYLPEIIHPALEWQKSSRKRKERLDSSSAFGQDRKLQRSNSEELLTEPAALGLMTMSPQTAASLLEAAQCEVIRRVSSEDFKRTASYANYRQEFEREQEQASELGENNAALANLPSAGEAAKERPRLEPSPTRQPPKEASDDSECEHERRRSSERFCKSRQPPVRKSGVAKKGSGASGSKYLPSRRDEQSAYKYDLSALKYERRGFISSRKQQNQQNQLQQQQQTASDHNDNNLIDFHQQQQQQMQAQQKDLQSKRSASISPTPTTSSSAGSDDSTPTSNVPAPVKAKPQRQQQSLDLTSAQESLPWERGDEPAPILSRRYAHSRPHIGGNLDAAAKLAKAMPYPQQLPKQAATVQLHSDIVDMDCCLEPMDAVRAFSSLENMRTRDVMQQVLPAMVAFQTPDERLKAINRRVTVLKKKLVQLEESLEQRLGYRPSQAERLNDKYMKNALAELSKLRKERHELKTDPIAALGLKLGSGSGGGVGGQEVAKKLERMKATLAEIEQNLNEKRANGNRSEQLEELTGDQLVQEKSAVQHGLLYFESLYGHPITKEERDAARPLYDRYRQLKRLVSRTVMFGAGTGVPELPTILEHEAMVFEATSTPLQYSSNNSTETTNSPSDSMAPNTMTQNASSDESTTTTTTLTGPAAGVAATPMEAAASENISALSLDQLWEQLERVRDEKSVLKATIREYESMFEEQNGRKMLKQDRRSLETETYAQYKEKKAKVRLLQALIKKHIGH, encoded by the exons ATGCGCCATACCACAACTGGGCTGAACGAAGACGACCTGAGTCGTCTCACCGGTTCATCATCGTCAACGGCCTCGTGCGGCAGCGCAGCCTCCTCATCgtcctcctcatcctcatcaTCGTCCACCGCCTCGCATCCCGCCCCTCGCCATGAGGTCGGCAGTCGCAGTCCGGAGAAGCCGACGGCAGCGGACAAGAACCACCTGAACAGCGGCTTCCAGTCCACCTACCTACCCGAGATCATTCATCCGGCCCTGGAATGGCAGAAGTCCTCCCGGAAGCGCAAGGAGCGCCTGGACAGCAGCTCGGCCTTCGGCCAGGATCGCAAACTTCAGCGCAGCAACAGCGAGGAGCTGCTAACGGAGCCGGCTGCTCTGGGGCTGATGACCATGTCGCCCCAGACGGCCGCCAGTCTGCTGGAGGCCGCCCAGTGTGAGGTCATCCGGCGAGTGTCCTCGGAGGACTTCAAGCGCACGGCCAGCTACGCCAACTACCGGCAGGAGTTTgagcgggagcaggagcaggccTCGGAGCTGGGGGAGAACAATGCCGCTTTGGCTAACCTGCCGTCGGCGGGCGAGGCGGCCAAGGAGCGCCCCCGCCTGGAGCCCAGTCCGACTCGCCAGCCGCCCAAGGAGGCCAGCGACGACTCCGAGTGCGAGCACGAGAGGCGACGCAGCAGCGAGCGGTTCTGCAAGTCCCGCCAGCCGCCAGTGCGCAAGTCCGGCGTGGCCAAGAAGGGCAGCGGTGCCAGTGGCTCCAAGTACTTGCCCTCGCGCCGCGACGAGCAGAGCGCCTACAAGTACGATCTGTCGGCTTTGAAGTACGAGCGGAGAGGTTTCATCAGCAGCCGGAAGCAGCAGAATCAACAGaaccagctgcagcagcagcagcagactGCTTCCGATCACAACGACAACAACTTGATAGACTtccaccagcagcaacagcagcagatgCAGGCACAACAGAAGGATCTGCAGTCCAAGCGGAGTGCCAGCATCTCCCCCACACCCACCACCAGCTCCTCGGCGGGCAGCGACGACAGCACGCCCACTTCCAATGTCCCAGCGCCCGTCAAAGCCAAACCCCAGCGCCAGCAACAGAGCCTGGACCTGACCTCCGCCCAGGAGTCACTGCCCTGGGAGCGGGGCGACGAGCCAGCCCCCATCCTTAGCCGGCGGTACGCCCACTCCCGGCCACATATCGGCGGCAACCTGGACGCCGCTGCCAAACTGGCCAAGGCCATGCCATATCCCCAACAGCTGCCCAAGCAGGCGGCCACCGTTCAGCTCCACTCGGACATCGTGGACATGGACTGCTGCCTGGAGCCCATGGATGCCGTGAGGGCGTTCAGTTCCCTGGAGAACATGCGCACCCGTGATGTGATGCAACAGGTGCTGCCGGCCATGGTGGCCTTCCAAACGCCCGACGAACGGCTCAAGGCCATCAACCGCCGGGTGACCGTGCTGAAGAAGAAGCTGGTGCAGCTGGAGGAGTCGCTGGAGCAGCGACTGGGCTACCGGCCTTCGCAGGCGGAGCGTTTGAACGACAAGTACATGAAGAACGCCCTGGCCGAGCTGAGCAAGCTGCGCAAGGAGCGGCACGAGCTCAAGACTGATCCCATCGCTGCCCTCGGCCTGAAGCTGGGCAGCGGCAGTGGCGGCGGCGTAGGCGGCCAGGAGGTGGCCAAGAAGCTGGAGCGGATGAAGGCAACCCTCGCTGAAATCGAACAG AATCTAAACGAGAAGCGTGCTAATGGCAATCGCTCCGagcagctggaggagctgaCTGGCGACCAGCTGGTGCAGGAGAAGAGCGCCGTGCAGCATGGCCTGCTCTACTTCGAGAGCCTCTACGGACATCCCATCACCAAGGAGGAACGCGATGCCGCTCGACCCCTCTACGACCGCTACCGGCAGCTGAAGCGCCTGGTCTCCCGCACCGTCATGTTCGGAGCTGGAACAGGAGTGCCGGAGCTGCCCACCATCCTGGAGCACGAGGCCATGGTGTTCGAGGCCACCTCCACACCGCTGCAGTATTCGTCGAACAACAGCACCGAGACCACCAACTCGCCCAGTGACTCCATGGCGCCAAACACCATGACCCAGAACGCCTCCTCCGACGAGTCTACCACCACGACCACCACCCTCACTGGCCCCGCTGCGGGAGTGGCAGCCACGCCCATGGAGGCGGCAGCCAGCGAGAACATCTCCGCCCTGAGTCTGGACCAGCTGTGGGAGCAGCTGGAGCGAGTGCGGGACGAGAAGTCGGTGCTGAAGGCCACCATCCGGGAGTACGAGTCGATGTTCGAGGAGCAGAACGGACGGAAGATGCTGAAGCAGGATCGCCGGTCGCTGGAGACGGAGACCTATGCCCAGTACAAGGAGAAGAAGGCCAAggtgcgcctcctgcaggCGCTGATCAAGAAGCACATCGGCCACTAG
- the LOC6496075 gene encoding protein FAM13A isoform X1, whose translation MTPRLITYFLCGMRHTTTGLNEDDLSRLTGSSSSTASCGSAASSSSSSSSSSSTASHPAPRHEVGSRSPEKPTAADKNHLNSGFQSTYLPEIIHPALEWQKSSRKRKERLDSSSAFGQDRKLQRSNSEELLTEPAALGLMTMSPQTAASLLEAAQCEVIRRVSSEDFKRTASYANYRQEFEREQEQASELGENNAALANLPSAGEAAKERPRLEPSPTRQPPKEASDDSECEHERRRSSERFCKSRQPPVRKSGVAKKGSGASGSKYLPSRRDEQSAYKYDLSALKYERRGFISSRKQQNQQNQLQQQQQTASDHNDNNLIDFHQQQQQQMQAQQKDLQSKRSASISPTPTTSSSAGSDDSTPTSNVPAPVKAKPQRQQQSLDLTSAQESLPWERGDEPAPILSRRYAHSRPHIGGNLDAAAKLAKAMPYPQQLPKQAATVQLHSDIVDMDCCLEPMDAVRAFSSLENMRTRDVMQQVLPAMVAFQTPDERLKAINRRVTVLKKKLVQLEESLEQRLGYRPSQAERLNDKYMKNALAELSKLRKERHELKTDPIAALGLKLGSGSGGGVGGQEVAKKLERMKATLAEIEQNLNEKRANGNRSEQLEELTGDQLVQEKSAVQHGLLYFESLYGHPITKEERDAARPLYDRYRQLKRLVSRTVMFGAGTGVPELPTILEHEAMVFEATSTPLQYSSNNSTETTNSPSDSMAPNTMTQNASSDESTTTTTTLTGPAAGVAATPMEAAASENISALSLDQLWEQLERVRDEKSVLKATIREYESMFEEQNGRKMLKQDRRSLETETYAQYKEKKAKVRLLQALIKKHIGH comes from the exons ATGACTCCGAGGCTTATTACATACTTTttg TGCGGCATGCGCCATACCACAACTGGGCTGAACGAAGACGACCTGAGTCGTCTCACCGGTTCATCATCGTCAACGGCCTCGTGCGGCAGCGCAGCCTCCTCATCgtcctcctcatcctcatcaTCGTCCACCGCCTCGCATCCCGCCCCTCGCCATGAGGTCGGCAGTCGCAGTCCGGAGAAGCCGACGGCAGCGGACAAGAACCACCTGAACAGCGGCTTCCAGTCCACCTACCTACCCGAGATCATTCATCCGGCCCTGGAATGGCAGAAGTCCTCCCGGAAGCGCAAGGAGCGCCTGGACAGCAGCTCGGCCTTCGGCCAGGATCGCAAACTTCAGCGCAGCAACAGCGAGGAGCTGCTAACGGAGCCGGCTGCTCTGGGGCTGATGACCATGTCGCCCCAGACGGCCGCCAGTCTGCTGGAGGCCGCCCAGTGTGAGGTCATCCGGCGAGTGTCCTCGGAGGACTTCAAGCGCACGGCCAGCTACGCCAACTACCGGCAGGAGTTTgagcgggagcaggagcaggccTCGGAGCTGGGGGAGAACAATGCCGCTTTGGCTAACCTGCCGTCGGCGGGCGAGGCGGCCAAGGAGCGCCCCCGCCTGGAGCCCAGTCCGACTCGCCAGCCGCCCAAGGAGGCCAGCGACGACTCCGAGTGCGAGCACGAGAGGCGACGCAGCAGCGAGCGGTTCTGCAAGTCCCGCCAGCCGCCAGTGCGCAAGTCCGGCGTGGCCAAGAAGGGCAGCGGTGCCAGTGGCTCCAAGTACTTGCCCTCGCGCCGCGACGAGCAGAGCGCCTACAAGTACGATCTGTCGGCTTTGAAGTACGAGCGGAGAGGTTTCATCAGCAGCCGGAAGCAGCAGAATCAACAGaaccagctgcagcagcagcagcagactGCTTCCGATCACAACGACAACAACTTGATAGACTtccaccagcagcaacagcagcagatgCAGGCACAACAGAAGGATCTGCAGTCCAAGCGGAGTGCCAGCATCTCCCCCACACCCACCACCAGCTCCTCGGCGGGCAGCGACGACAGCACGCCCACTTCCAATGTCCCAGCGCCCGTCAAAGCCAAACCCCAGCGCCAGCAACAGAGCCTGGACCTGACCTCCGCCCAGGAGTCACTGCCCTGGGAGCGGGGCGACGAGCCAGCCCCCATCCTTAGCCGGCGGTACGCCCACTCCCGGCCACATATCGGCGGCAACCTGGACGCCGCTGCCAAACTGGCCAAGGCCATGCCATATCCCCAACAGCTGCCCAAGCAGGCGGCCACCGTTCAGCTCCACTCGGACATCGTGGACATGGACTGCTGCCTGGAGCCCATGGATGCCGTGAGGGCGTTCAGTTCCCTGGAGAACATGCGCACCCGTGATGTGATGCAACAGGTGCTGCCGGCCATGGTGGCCTTCCAAACGCCCGACGAACGGCTCAAGGCCATCAACCGCCGGGTGACCGTGCTGAAGAAGAAGCTGGTGCAGCTGGAGGAGTCGCTGGAGCAGCGACTGGGCTACCGGCCTTCGCAGGCGGAGCGTTTGAACGACAAGTACATGAAGAACGCCCTGGCCGAGCTGAGCAAGCTGCGCAAGGAGCGGCACGAGCTCAAGACTGATCCCATCGCTGCCCTCGGCCTGAAGCTGGGCAGCGGCAGTGGCGGCGGCGTAGGCGGCCAGGAGGTGGCCAAGAAGCTGGAGCGGATGAAGGCAACCCTCGCTGAAATCGAACAG AATCTAAACGAGAAGCGTGCTAATGGCAATCGCTCCGagcagctggaggagctgaCTGGCGACCAGCTGGTGCAGGAGAAGAGCGCCGTGCAGCATGGCCTGCTCTACTTCGAGAGCCTCTACGGACATCCCATCACCAAGGAGGAACGCGATGCCGCTCGACCCCTCTACGACCGCTACCGGCAGCTGAAGCGCCTGGTCTCCCGCACCGTCATGTTCGGAGCTGGAACAGGAGTGCCGGAGCTGCCCACCATCCTGGAGCACGAGGCCATGGTGTTCGAGGCCACCTCCACACCGCTGCAGTATTCGTCGAACAACAGCACCGAGACCACCAACTCGCCCAGTGACTCCATGGCGCCAAACACCATGACCCAGAACGCCTCCTCCGACGAGTCTACCACCACGACCACCACCCTCACTGGCCCCGCTGCGGGAGTGGCAGCCACGCCCATGGAGGCGGCAGCCAGCGAGAACATCTCCGCCCTGAGTCTGGACCAGCTGTGGGAGCAGCTGGAGCGAGTGCGGGACGAGAAGTCGGTGCTGAAGGCCACCATCCGGGAGTACGAGTCGATGTTCGAGGAGCAGAACGGACGGAAGATGCTGAAGCAGGATCGCCGGTCGCTGGAGACGGAGACCTATGCCCAGTACAAGGAGAAGAAGGCCAAggtgcgcctcctgcaggCGCTGATCAAGAAGCACATCGGCCACTAG
- the LOC6494529 gene encoding SH3 domain-containing protein Dlish: MAFLCPVRMRRDKKKATNASIERDLPAVGGLGMGRITGSSSIETLVRVGIEKEHGLSPDSKMVVLHDFTPCVDDELEVKRGQLVNILYRENDWVYVIGQDSRQEGFIPFSYCAPCNTQLADLAVKKKLPRDQCPDQPQDENLPLLGTDNKLDVLCDETLNAGSAKSMENILLVEPECTPFIKEPSGRCIVLYTFIARDENDLSVERGEFVTVLNREDPDWFWIMRSDGQEGFVPASFIYPADSVRVLQQQKATLTAVENILQQGQQGQQSQQQQPLGLGTDDLRYHGTELVMLYDYKAQAPDDLYLSVRRGDWIYADLNNQTVDGWLWAYAPKTRKYGFIPKAYARPPAMTSL, translated from the exons ATGGCTTTCCTGTGTCCTGTGCGTATGCGGCGCGATAAAAAGAAAG CCACAAATGCCAGCATAGAACGAGATCTTCCCGCTGTGGGTGGCTTGGGAATGGGACGCATAACTGGCTCATCTAGCATTGAAACCTTGGTAAGAGTAGGAATCGAAAAGGAACATGGCTTAAG TCCCGATTCTAAGATGGTAGTGCTGCACGACTTCACACCCTGTGTGGATGATGAGCTGGAAGTTAAAAGGGGACAGCTTGTTAATATTCTGTACAGGGAGAACGACTGGGTCTATGTGATTGGGCAAGACTCTCGCCAGGAAGGTTTCATACCCTTCTCATATTGCGCTCCGTGCAACACGCAATTGGCGGATCTGGCCGTAAAGAAGAAACTTCCTAGAGATCAGTGTCCGGATCAGCCGCAAGACGAAAATCTGCCACTTCTGGGTACAGACAACAAACTGGATGTGCTCTGCGATGAAACCTTGAATGCGGGATCAGCAAAAAGCATGGAGAATATTCTTCTCGTAGAGCCAGAGTGTACGCCATTTATAAAGGAACCTTCCGGCCGTTGCATCGTTCTGTACACCTTTATTGCACGCGACGAGAACGACCTATCCGTGGAACGTGGCGAGTTCGTCACCGTGCTGAATCGCGAGGATCCAGACTGGTTTTGGATAATGCGAAGTGATGGCCAGGAGGGATTTGTCCCGGCCAGCTTCATTTATCCAGCCGACAGTGTGCGAGTCCTCCAGCAACAAAAAGCAACTCTAACAGCTGTCGAGAATATCCTGCAGCAGGGTCAACAAGGTCAGCAgagccagcagcaacagccactTGGTTTGGGAACAGATGACCTGCGCTACCACGGAACGGAGCTCGTGATGCTCTATGATTACAAAGCCCAAGCTCCAGATGATCTTTACCTTTCTGTGCGCCGTGGGGATTGGATATACGCCGATCTCAACAATCAAACCGTAGATGGATGGCTTTGGGCGTATGCCCCGAAGACCAGGAAGTATGGATTTATTCCAAAGGCTTATGCTCGACCGCCAGCCATGACAAGCCTTTGA
- the LOC6494528 gene encoding uncharacterized protein LOC6494528, which yields MVVIQGMYEITEVVAASIGCVGFFICGFNIVSLTDAPDLSTVLFILSVVLLVNHVRVRLLAPVQELWRFVLELVFFYLCTQATLLYVWEQFHFLLYVVRDSVMSTRPVLNLLVDNPKLFTFLRQDSWYFLQLLIAIGITYKTVVFTKALDYALPGRRRYQYCEGLATDEIFDNFWKRPRLLSRHRRGLLDKPMSIHEELDTTFVENEESEVD from the coding sequence ATGGTGGTTATCCAAGGCATGTATGAGATCACCGAGGTGGTGGCCGCCTCCATTGGCTGCGTGGGTTTCTTCATTTGTGGCTTCAACATAGTTTCGCTGACGGATGCCCCCGATCTGTCGACGGTCCTGTTCATCCTGTCGGTTGTGCTTCTAGTAAACCATGTAAGGGTCCGGTTACTGGCACCGGTGCAGGAATTGTGGCGCTTTGTCCTGGAATTGGTATTCTTTTATCTGTGCACCCAGGCTACCCTTCTATACGTGTGGGAGCAATTCCATTTTCTTCTGTATGTGGTTCGGGATTCCGTGATGAGCACTCGTCCAGTTTTGAATCTCCTGGTTGACAATCCCAAATTGTTCACGTTCCTGCGCCAGGACAGTTGGTACTTCTTGCAGCTGTTAATCGCCATAGGGATCACTTACAAGACGGTAGTATTTACCAAGGCCTTGGATTATGCCTTGCCCGGGCGGCGTCGGTATCAGTATTGCGAAGGACTAGCCACTGATGAAATATTCGACAATTTCTGGAAACGCCCGCGACTTTTGTCACGTCATCGCCGTGGGTTATTGGACAAGCCTATGTCGATACACGAAGAGCTGGACACCACTTTTGTAGAAAATGAAGAGTCCGAAGTGGATTAG
- the LOC6496074 gene encoding sorting nexin-16 has protein sequence MSLRALRKRETNNSFINNNNNLRTPAAATTTLFKKATTSPKKILNKTSNSNRDLDKQSLIRQRKLLGRSCNSCPDLRQLGWYSNNNNNGSLLRSKSEGDVGVATSGAPRTVANAKSEVCLQRISSHSYEPSGVSATEMLGGARSHRDLTQSSYGNQSGELVQGRAPRRMSECSMGYSQTSSRSMFASQMTLSSGSAAPPVDPNAVLRVPIIGYEVMEERARFTVYKLRVENPETNDCWLVMRRYTDFVRLNGKLKQAFPNINLILPRKKLFGDNFNAVFLDNRVQGLQIFVNSVMAKEELRKCKLVREFFCLDEPPSYSESMEECRAIFEAQEETITHLKLQIQNKNDLILSLQQKLREEINEKDQLRETLKNINLNCSHCSSANEGSLDDK, from the exons aTGTCactgcgtgcgctccggaaaAGAGAGACAAACAATAGCTTcattaacaataataataacttaagaacaccagcggcagcaacaacaactctcTTCAAGAAAGCAACAACGTCACCGAAAAAGATTCTCAACAAGACTTCCAATTCTAATAGGGACTTAGACAAACAGTCTCTGATCCGCCAGCGAAAGTTGTTGGGAAGGTCCTGCAACTCGTGTCCTGACCTTCGACAACTGGGGTGgtatagcaacaacaacaataacggCAGCCTGTTGCGCAGTAAATCGGAAGGGGATGTTGGAGTAGCTACCTCGGGAGCCCCTCGAACCGTAGCCAACGCCAAATCGGAGGTGTGTCTGCAAAGAATTAGCTCACACAGTTACGAGCCGTCGGGAGTTTCTGCAACCGAAATGCTGGGAGGTGCACGTTCGCATCGAGACTTGACGCAATCCTCATATGGAAACCAATCTGGAGAGCTGGTACAGGGCAGAGCTCCCCGCAGGATGAGCGAGTGCAGCATGGGCTATAGCCAGACAAGTTCGCGATCTATGTTCGCCAGCCAGATGACGTTATCATCGGGATCTGCGGCTCCACCTGTTGATCCCAATGCGGTGCTGCGGGTGCCCATTATCGGTTATGAGGTAATGGAGGAACGAGCACGATTCACGGTCTACAAGTTGCGTGTCGAAAACCCAGAGACGAACGACTGCTGGCTGGTAATGCGTCGCTACACGGACTTTGTCCGCTTGAATGGAAAACTCAAGCAGGCCTTTCCAAATATTAACCTGATACTGCCGCGCAAGAAACTCTTTGGAGACAACTTTAATGCCGTATTCCTGGACAATCGTGTGCAGGGACTACAGATCTTCGTAAATTCCGTAATGGCCAAGGAGGAGCTGCGAAAATGCAAGCTGGTGCGGGAGTTCTTTTGTCTGGACGAGCCGCCCTCGTACTCCGAGTCTATGGAGGAGTGTCGG gCAATTTTTGAGGCCCAAGAGGAAACTATCACCCATTTAAAGCTGCAGATACAGAATAAAAACGATCTCATACTAAGTTTGCAGCAGAAATTGCGTGAGGAGATTAACGAAAAAGATCAGCTCAGAGAGACTTTAAA AAACATAAACCTTAACTGTTCGCACTGCTCCTCAGCCAATGAAGGCAGTCTGGATGACAAGTAG